A region of the Montipora foliosa isolate CH-2021 chromosome 8, ASM3666993v2, whole genome shotgun sequence genome:
tacgcaCAAAACTGGGGATGCGTTAGCTGTGAATGTGTTAATTAGTTATAGTCAcagatttgttatttttttcctcataaCAGGCCTTAACTTTGGCATCTACTCCTCAAGCAGGATTGTCAGAGTAAGATGGCAATGATTATCACtataacaaaggagactaatgtcacgcatgcgcattatcaatggcaaattcaattttatttgcattgtgattggttgaaaaccttcgagacagtcttagaacgcgggaagaaaagatgtcgacgctgtcgctagttgtaggttttattgcattcactttcaatgctatctatgcacttgtggtacaaataccgaaagaagatggacaaaagcaagaaagacctcggcaattccttctacttgagaaagtcctttatctcggatgaaacgaaacatgcttagatcggctgttttagaatgatgcggtgtgctcagacttgtcaaagaaatgcgcgaagttggaaaaattttgccttatttgcaacgcgtatggtcatgattgaatgtgcaaatcacaatattgaataatgttacgtattaaagtaactggaaccggcattaaaattttccactgtggttttttcacgtggatacccgcgcttgaagtgcatgcaaaacaaatttgccaggttgacgggatttgcttatggcgtgtcagtggtaaatgagctggtaaaccgttcaaaggatgtcacagcttaaaatttatcaatgaatggagttaaggtaagtaacagaaaaacatgacagaagaatttcgtttgttctctcttttaagcgaatacattctatccggacgaaagagtcattttgcaaaatgtcaatcggtttatagcattttctgtttaaaccaaactctgtcattaagagtacaggacttttgtctccgacgttggtccacgaaaagccgtcaactggtgatattttgtgagccaaagataaggtttgactagagatattcccggtaaaagtggcacagcgaatactgaaccccgacgtttcgacttctccgtttaccaaagtgcttttctttgtcgacgaaacagtgcttgttttttccaccatcaagtGATATTTTCTCGGGACTAAGACATCAaaagtctctgtattgttaatgagtgattttcataccttctggacatttttttgtcttttctcctcttgaaatgtgaactacaaccgtgtatatttgacgcgcaactgaaattttcttaccccaaatcagacaatggcgtcagtgttcacgttactttcggtcaaatctcagcaaatatgtctttgtccagcgatcgccattagtatggaaagcacatatttgtgaagaatcgaactgctttgaaagttttccttcaaaagtggcagggcGCACGAAAATGCCCTGTGAAAGTAAACCTAATGTTCATCGAAACTTGGCACTTTGTGATGCGTTGATTCAACTCTGGGTGAAATTCTTGAGatgcaatgcattcttaaatgcaatgtactgcaaataagactcttgcttttattgcaataaatattagtcccagctattaaaaattatacttaccgtatttacccgtgtataggtcgatcccatgtataagtcgaccccccatttttgatggcaaaaaacgcaatttcttaatttctttgtcatatttcatgggacactaatcttgtattcttcgatttctggaaatgtggatacacaaaaaaatcagggcctcaagcgcttaatagttttgttgttcagcagctgttgtatatgcggcattttgtccttgagtttcgaaaaagttctctgaaaatcgaacatgtaaacctcaaactcacctgtttcgttgttcaaggataaagggctttagaggataaacacaatgcaacatcacagaagcaggagtcaatctttgaaaataacttgcgaacgatgcgaaaatgtgcaaggtttaattggtccttgacttacaatttctcaaatgacaaacaaaacaaaactcataaaccaaacaatacgaagtttgcaaaagcatttaaatctgccaggtttgtacaggataaagaataaaaaacaatcattaccaaccagcattttcacgcaaacacgagtgacgatgcttgcacgcaaacacgaggtattgcgtcaggttactaagccgttgaacgatcgtgttttattcgaagaaacagaaatgccttatagagctttccgcctttggaaaacgaaaatttccagtgtctatttcatatttgtgcttgtgagtaactctgcttcaacatttagagttggacaaatccttttttatttcaactggaattgcttacattcgttttgaagtcttttgtcattcatttgtAAGTCTTTTACAATGTACGTCAGCTTTTGTCCAttgcgttcgttatgcccaagacaacattattatgttaattttgagtAAAtcacttagctggaacttggctcaaaatctttgacccgtgtataagtcgagggcgatttttggagcttcttttgaggccataaaaggtcgacttatacatgggtaaatacggtaattacataaaaaatgtttagttagtgtagtaatatttacaaataaaaatgcctgcttaccacaactttgcactgcacttttcgatttgataaatttcttactttaaatttggtggaaactgtagtaattgaaattttaaagatatttacaaactgtatagtaaaatttacatgacaagtaattattgtaaaatataataattttgttcatgatgatttacatgataagtaattatacattatatttgtaaataatgcatattttaaaattttcattcccttgtgtggctgccttgcatgggtgtgtgtgtcactatttgcacctttctgcttttggaatcccatttaataaataatacaaatataacaattctttaaactttgtacagtgaattattttacctttgtctgcacattcaacttttatgagacatgtgactgtgtgcaaggaatggcagcaaaaataaacaaaaaccaggtcaattaaattttttgacacacaaaacagccataatattcaggtataccttctcttcaatttcttctgcaagttttttgcagttactataagttgccatacaccaagaatgaagtaaaaaataaatttaatgaacacaaaatggtgtgtgatgttccatcatcctaaatcaaggtatattaattacttaacactgttggaatcaatattaaattttattgggacatattagttattaaatactggctcaattactgatacggtaatattattgacgtactatatttaataatattataatataaatccctttcacccctaaaccggccatacttggtattttactcttcaatagggaacccccaggggtcaatgggttaattaatagactaaaaacatttaagatcaaTGGCTGCACATTTTGTACACTTTCATCCTGATGTagataaatttactttattctctgcagtgagatagtaacttaccacaaaagtgagcaatgaatatgaatgagcatgAACTGCCCACATCGAAAGTAATAAGTAGTTAATATTGTATCAGAGTTCTATCACAAAGTCTCCTTTGCCTTTAATtgtccttttaattttaaacattgcacagaagacaagacctactttatgtatttccagacatcccaattttaattgtacatttaatgtgggtgtaattttacatcttcaaatggtcaagtgaaatttttacctccccaaagagaactcattcagaaaatttcagtacaacctacaagtctgatggcagtgaccacatcatttgtcactattgtatagatttcctaagaacatcaacatcacttttgaatattcgctggtagcataaatgatgaaaacaatgaataattacCATGGCTAGACTTAATGGAGTTACCATAGATTAAGGAcagaattatccaataaagtaataaactggaacttcattattgactcattttagcatatattatcaaacatgccttcatgatcagttgatgtatctaagaataatgttttggttccgttaaatgaaagttcttgaaatttttaaggtagtgtatcttgagagtgtttgcacatgagataaatgcagtgaaccaggttggcctcagacacatacacaaaatagcggctggtattaaatttctgtcgacgtaTCTGTTGAGATAAGATGTTCTTTCAAAGGACTGAGGACATCTCATAACTCTAAATGATCAATGAAAGAAAGCGAATGAAGTGACAAATTACTTCCTTCCAgcgctgcattcaagttggataaatcgaagcctgcgagctcgagggatatatttcgcaaccacgttagatagtactcccttcccaacaaaggaatccggcctttgctcgggtcttttcgcactttgatcatttgttgttcacttaaatggagaagtaaagctaaaaagtataaaaggtgactcgaagcaacttcagaggcgttgcttccccgagcagactaaaagggctgcttacaagaagcgtaacgaaagaaaaattcccaccgactaaaatgccccttgcagaatctttccctGTCACGTAAACTTATAAATGACCTCCTTCAACTGGCAGAAGCTATATAGAACGATCGAAGAAGCACAGGTTGAAATCACCGCTTcgaaagccatctttgtttatattACAGCGTGCGGTTGGAaaactggatactacaattttcaacagccaatcagacaaaagtctcctttgtttatcactataatatatatttgttattctCATTGCTACCCCTTGTCCCATTATTGTCATCTGTTATTGTTATGTTCATTATCTTTATTCTGAAACAGACACAAACTTAATGATTTTGTTTACTGTAGGCAAGTACAAAGCGGCTTTAACCAGAGGTCGTATGTAGAATAGGCTGAGTTTTAATCAATCTCCATCTGCCCTGGAGGGGTTTTCaacgggtactctggttttcctccctcatcaaaatcgacacTCAGTCAATAACCTCCGCCTGCAGGCAGTTACCCTTGATGGGGATATCTTCTGGTATTCTTCCCTTTCATTTAAGTGAATGAATAAAGCAATTCCTCAATTCCAAAATTCATTTTAAACATGAAGCATAAAAATATTGTAAAGTTTGTTTTTTGGGTTTTGGTTCTCTTTCAGGCGCTTACAAACTCAGCTAGAAGCTTTCAAAATGTCTGATGCAGCTAGTGGAAAACAAGCAAAGGTGTGATCATGTACAAATTTCTCTGGCGTGTATTTTGGAAATTTTTGCAAACATTTGGACTGTATGGAaacgtttttgtttgtttttgtgtttaggGAGATGACAGTTGTGTTACATATGAGCTGTTTTACAAACCAGAACATGCTAAATTCAACCAGCTATCAAAGGTGTGGATTGTATAATGTTGTGAGCAATGCAGTGGTCAGTAAAATCAAGGTGGCCACCACAACCATGAATCCTTGATAATTTCAGACAGAATCCGCCTGTTTGTTTTCGTAAAAACTGATAAAGTACTATCTGACTCATAAACATAATTTTACAACTCATGAGTCCTTCACGTTTCAGTTATTCTTTCTTCGCAAGTGTTTTTTGTTCCCAGAGTTCAGAGCATATTTACTGAACATTACATCATCTATAATAAAGCATAATTCGGAAAATGCGGAATAACAACATTGTCACACACGTTCCCACAGAACTCTGTACTTACATATAAACAGGCTAAAAGACAGCTACAAAACTAGGTAAATAAAACAGTTTCTAAATTTTTAATGTCCAGTAAGTTCAGCTTTCGACGCCCACCTAGCTACTTGTTTCCTTATAACTAATGGTCCCCTGCTcactaataatattaattttatttgcctACCATCTGGAAATCTTACAGTAGCTAATTATAGCAATTTACAAATGTACAACTGTACCTTGCTATAATATCAGATTCGTATTTCATTATTATCATGTGACACTCAGTGAATTACATATCCAGAGTACTAAACTGCTGACTTTTCGTTAAGATTAGTGAAATGGAGGAGAGAGTACAAAAACTAGAGACTGTTTTGGGCAATGACCCTGGACAACTGGTAAGTATAGGTATTTCaatgtttgctttttgttttgtacCACAGAAGTATGACAGATAAAAGTCTGGACTTTAAtcctattttgtttattttgggGGAACATTCAGCCAATCTTGAGCAGGAAACAAGGCCTGAACTCTCCTAACTGTCACACTCCATTTTCTGTAAACTTAATGTAACGTAGACTAATGCAGAGAAATGCTTGGTCCTCTAAATAATCTTCTGCACTATAAACTGTTTGTATACATTTCAAATAGTACTTCATTTGACATCATACAAATGATGACATCTTTATTCaagatacatacatacttaattgaccacttcccataggggcttttcagggccagtgaACAACAatcatgacagaacagaacgttcaataacaactgttaagaatcccaactggctggcggcaaaccagttggctatttacaagtgcagctgggaagttgaaccagggactaccaggaacaaattcaaccagtggtcagaacgtgtcttgaacccgggatccccagatctcaaggcaagcaccctaaccactgggccacgcTGCTTCCTAATATGTATCCAGAAGCCATTTACCATATTTTCAAGGGAAACCATTGTACATTGAAAAGGATTTCAGTTGGCATTCAAGCATCATATGTAACAGTCTTGAAAACAGGTTTTCAAAGTCTTTGTTTTATTGCAGTCTTCAATAACTGCTGATCTTGACACTAAGGAGAAACATTTATTGGTGAgaactattttattttgttgccaGTTGTTCTGAAAAGAGCAATTTCATGATATTTGTATAATCCTTATTCATGATTGACAAATGAAGCATTTTTGTTGACAGGCTGCTGTTTCAGCTCTAGAAGCTAAAGTTGCATTACTGGATGCAACTCACATTGAAAATGTTGATGCACGCTTACAGGTAACAGTCCTTGATTTTAAAGGGGagaggtcacgcaattttaggcaatttcagcactgatcaaatggtcatagaattaactaaaatatcaaaataactgttcaaaactatagaagaactctaacaaaacacagggaagccaagaagggacatggatggacaaaactggagaggattgaaatggattgaatttgggtaaatttgaaaaacgttggcccaccttttttcaaatttatatcagtctatatcaaagtgtcatttacaaagcttgaaaatcattctcagttgttatgttgccgtgattttgcaaatgaaagactcttgctctgccaatttgacgtttagagctcataattattaacaaaattaaacaaaattacctaaaatagcgtgacctagcccctttaatggcTCCATATATCACATCTCTTTAAACAGTTCCCAGGCCCAGGTTAGTAGAATATTGAATCAAAATAATGAAAGATCTAGTGCTCTTTACTCTATCCAAAACTACTTGCTTAAAGTATATTTTGCCTAGTTTTCCTACATCAAACTAAATTACTGAACTAAATTTTAGTTTAGTAATATATATTGTAATTTACTTAGTAATATACATGACTGTTCCTCTCCCTCGGTTAGTTCTTCAGAGTCagtgaaacaaataataaaaaaaaaattgaacagatTTACATGTAGAGAACTGAATCTGATTGGAGGcagaccagttggctatttacaggcACAGCAGAGGAGTTGAACTTCCAGCAATAACTCAGATCAACTCCAGCTGGTCATTGGACCAGTTATTGAacatgaaataattattattttaaggtTCCCTGCTGTAACCAGCTGGAATTGCTGCTTCTCTTCCCTACTAATAAAAAGTTAGCCCTGTGTCTATTCACATCTCTTTGGCAAAACTAAGTACAGGCTCATAGAAATGTTGTTTTATTATACTGCATTGCACACACTATCTAAAAATGCTTAAGTGTATTTGACATGTACAGCTGAAACTTGCCACCATTTAGCATTTTAGTCCAAGCACTTTTGCAAAGTGATTGTTCTAATTCTTGGAATTTTATCTGGTAAATTTTCTCAACAGCTTTCTTTACACTGTaccattttttgttttcagggCATCTTACACCACATCACTGTTCTGACagaaaaaaaggaggaaacaGAAAATACAGCAAAACGTAACAAGGTAATGCCAAATAGTCAGACTCCTTCTCAAGCATTATTTTCATCTCTTTGATCTTCCACTGCCTAGTGTAACAGAGATAAACAGAATTCTTCTCCAAACGTttaaggtggccgaacacagttttcgcACGCATTTTTGCTAACGCAATGCAGCGCGCGCGCAAggactgcaaaaaaaaaagaaaacatacagcaatcattttatttgcccAATGCTTCtgctatctgtactatttttcctcataattgaacaaagtgttttgatggttttagtcttttatgaaaggtatgttagaaaaggtaacgatgcaaagaactccacaattcgcagatttttcttGTTATTGAAAGAACCCAGGTAAATGCAacgcatgcgtagtaagttaaaacattgcgattgaatgcggaatagctttctcggaaatacgcctatttctcgagaaccactCGTTAGGATTCAACGAAATTTAGCACGAAATTACTTTAGGACGTAAGTAACTGGAGCgttgaaaaaatttgaactttaacagaggaaattctagatattccagtgaaccttcaacaagggataattaaagatctctctgtcaaattgttattaaaatagtgttaacttgtgagcatcgttacaagcttgttgcatgcaaattataaagaaaatctaacgaccagattttctgcaaataaacaaaaccgattttaataataaaggtctgtttatatttattcatgttgccatggcaacggtacATACGTCAGGTTAACTATATAAAAACCGAGGttcgtgttgttaacttgcttgctaccagttttggcgaccaaaggatcaagtgttttagagaaaaaggtaaatgaaacataggtatcaaaaactgtgttcagccaccttaaagcTTTTAAGTTATGTCACTGTGAGTTTATATAACCAATTGCGATTTATTTATGATAGCAATCTGtgaaatttttccatttttctaaCCTTCCCTTAAAATTACATGTAGTTACTCATCCAACTTTCTCCCAAAATGAACCTGTTGGAAACTTtggaatatttattttttaggtgtcTGAACTTTATGATCTTTTGAGTAAGTGGGATTCCTTTGTAGATGTTGTTCCAGATCTGGTAAGTGTTTCATTGAGGTCAATCTGATTTACACCATCACCAGTTTGCACATCGGGTCATATCACATGAAAAACACCTTTCTGATAATGAAAAACATTAAAAGGAGAGTTACTGGTATTCATTATCCTATTCTGCAGTGCAATATTTCAAGGAAAGGGTAGATTTATGCACGCATTGTAATCGGTAGCCATAATATTACCTGGACAGACTAAATTTTGGGGAAAACACGAAACGTACCTGGCTCCATCagaatatttacatgtacatttaattCCTTACTCATATTTTGCTCTTTCATATGTCAGAATTACCTCATCTTGCAGCTTATgtgaatgaattttttttggacttttttaactttgtagATATCGAGACTACAATCACTGAAATCTCTCCATGAGCAAGGTATGCAATCATCGTCTCAGGTCACATCTACACATAGGCATGCGCAGTATATTCCTGACCGTATCCGACAGAGCGCAAaaagcgctgattggctagaggATAATGACGTAAAATTGCTTTGTTCGCGTAACTGTGCCTGCGCAAACTCGAAAGATTCGAAGTGATCGAAGTAAAGCCGAAGTGAAGAATATCATTCTagcttttgtcaaattttgtgaAAAGTTAGACGAAACATATGCTAGATGCAAGAggctttcttttaaatttgtcgtccgccattttgaaaatggaatggtggcaacacaagtgtgattctagtgcgcatgtctagcggtttttgcCCTCTGTCACCGTATCCCCCTTGATAAAACCATAGACATCAGTATAGGTATTGGTATAcatcttagagcggttttcagttgagtgtcgaaagtaattagcgaattgctttgtttttgcgttacttcactcagtgattggtttaaagttttcacgccactttttcaaccaacctgaagtgaaaccaaaaccaattgtggctcgcgtgtgcacattttgccgcgctttgtgtcggctacgtgtaattacttcgagttttgattggcttactggattgtctccgtcccttTTGATTCGCTCGAAGACAAACAGAGAATAGACAAAGACATTGTCCACTACATTATCAGACATGCAGGAATGCTCTCCAAGTTGGGAGGACATCACTACATTGTCAGACTAACAAAGATGGCAGCAAATCAAATTAATGGCGATTTTGTGTAAAATAAATGTGTAGTTGAGACTAGAGTGTAGCAGGTCTGGCTCAGCATGTGTTACATGCGAGTATTGATTTTTTCTTCCTATCATCTTGTAGCAAGTCACTTTGGTCAGTCATTGATTCAGCTCGACTCATCCCAGTCTTCATTGAGCAGCCAGATGCAAGGCCAGGCAAAACTGCTAGCCGAGGTTAGCCATTGTCCTCCAATCCGCACATTGCAAAAGCTTAATTTGAATATGTTTTCATTTCAGCCTGAAACAATGGACATGTTTTCGAGGCTTTGCGGAGACGCAGGaaagatttgtatgagtttttCCCCAAATCCTCAAGCTTATGATCTCCATTGTCTAAGAAGAGTAAATTTTAAATGCAGTTAAATGTAATTTAACGGAGTTAACAACAGGAGAGCTGATGTGCCAGTTGTGCGGTTATGTGCGGCGTTGTCAGGTCGGTGCATGTACCGCGATTTCATA
Encoded here:
- the LOC138012771 gene encoding dynactin subunit 2-like; translation: MAVRSKYADLPGIDNESDVFETPDVVDKGGNSGDPSVQNGDENVHLLKIDTNEAFDKFNGKYLDTADVDFSGRSGPKRLKGYVTKTEYEMLEEGTTKETPQHKFNRLQHEIRELAEELEQIKDTVENENDEKKLSAVSLVLEVQTLQKQLEDLHLVNVLGKEALTLASTPQAGLSERLQTQLEAFKMSDAASGKQAKGDDSCVTYELFYKPEHAKFNQLSKISEMEERVQKLETVLGNDPGQLSSITADLDTKEKHLLAAVSALEAKVALLDATHIENVDARLQGILHHITVLTEKKEETENTAKRNKVSELYDLLSKWDSFVDVVPDLISRLQSLKSLHEQASHFGQSLIQLDSSQSSLSSQMQGQAKLLAELEASFTANVSAIEANCERVESRVNVLLEKFETKGR